From the genome of Candidatus Hydrogenedentota bacterium:
TGATGTCGCCGCCGGAGAAGTCCCAGAACCAGTGCCAGCTATAGTGGAACCGGTTCTCGTTAAAGGGCCGCGTGGGCGCGGGACCAAGCCACATGTCGTAATCGACGCCTTCCGGCGGCTCGGAATCGGGTTTGCGCCCGATGGGCGAACGCACCTTGCTGTTCAACACGCGCACGAAGTGCACCTCGCCAAGTTCTCCCGACTGGATGTAGTCGAACGCCTTCTGGCAATACGCGCCGCTGCGGTTCTGCGTGCCGGCCTGGACCACGCGCGCATACTTGCGCGCGGCCTCCACCATCTTCCGGCTTTCCCAGATGTTGTGCGACGTCGGCTTCTCGACGTACACATCCTTGCCCGCCTGGCAGGCGAGCACCGTGCCCAGCGCATGCCAATGGTCCGGTGTCGCGTTGATGATTGCGTTGACCTCGGGGTTATCCAGCATCCGCCGGAAATCCTGCAGCACTTCCGGGCGCGTCCCCGTTACGCTCTCGATGTTCTTCGCGCACTTCTCCGCGCGGCGCAGGTCCGGGTCCGCCACCTGCCGGATTTCCACGTCGCTCCGCTTCGCGAACAGGTCCGCCAGGTAACAACCGCGCCCGCCGCAGCCCATCAATCCGATAACGACCCGGTCGTTTGCGCCGGCGGCGCTCACCGAAAACCCGAGCGCCCCCGCCGCCACGCCCACGGCCGCGCCGTGTTTCAAGAATGCTCTGCGATTCATCTCTTCCATGACGCGTCTCCTCTTGTGACCCCGGCGGTCTTGCCCTATTAAGACACGCCCGCACCGCCCAGTCAATGCCGACCGCACCTCGGCGGGAGCGGCGCGATGCGAATCCCCCTGCCGAAGAGCCGCATGAGAGAGTGACCTTGCAGGTCGTTCAAGGCATTTGGGCGTGGGAAAACCAAGGTCCTTGACACGGGCGGCTCGTTGGTGCAACATTCAGGTCGGCCTGAGCATGTCTGTCGTGGCAGTGCAGGCATGCT
Proteins encoded in this window:
- a CDS encoding Gfo/Idh/MocA family oxidoreductase, whose protein sequence is MEEMNRRAFLKHGAAVGVAAGALGFSVSAAGANDRVVIGLMGCGGRGCYLADLFAKRSDVEIRQVADPDLRRAEKCAKNIESVTGTRPEVLQDFRRMLDNPEVNAIINATPDHWHALGTVLACQAGKDVYVEKPTSHNIWESRKMVEAARKYARVVQAGTQNRSGAYCQKAFDYIQSGELGEVHFVRVLNSKVRSPIGRKPDSEPPEGVDYDMWLGPAPTRPFNENRFHYSWHWFWDFSGGDIINDGVHQIDIARWMIDRQYPKSVTSAGGIHFFKDDQETPDTHTVNWDYDGLTMVFEQTLWTPYLKKTDVPARDEDGIPNWPFNGTRIEIYGSKQFMFLGRHSDGWQVFDANEEPVLAETGQFMAMQLAHIADFISCIRSRELPRADIEQVHYSTLLCHYGNIAYRTGRRLHIDPATEGFIGDDEANALVKRVYREPWVVPDQV